Within Saccharomonospora cyanea NA-134, the genomic segment CGTTCGACGGTGGTGAGTCGTGGCGGTCGGTGCCGTATCGGTGGGAGCACGGTGAGCGGGTGATCGCGGTGCGGGCTCCGGAGGGTGTGAAGGATGTGTCGTTGCGGGTCGAGGCGGAGGACGTCGACGGCAACGGTCTGAAGCAGACCATCGTCGGCGCCTACCCGGTGCGCTGACGAACGTGGGGTGCGGACTCACCCGGTTCCGGGCGTGTCCGCACCCTGCGCACGCGTGTCCGCACTTCCCCTACGGCTCAGACACCCATCGGGTGCCACACCGTCTTCGGTTCCAGGTACGTCCGCAGCCGGCCGAGCCCCGGCCGCTGGGACCAGTCCGGCTCCTCGTCGGGCACGTCGAGCACGCGCTTCACAGTCCCGGCCGCCTCACGGGCGATCTCGACCCGCCCCGTGGGCCCCGCGCCGGTGGGGTCGATGGCGTTGACGTCGGCGTGCGACGCCAGCCACGGCCCGAGTTCGAGCGCCTTGCCCGTCAGCACGTTCACGACACCGCCGGGCACGTCCGACGTCGCCAGCACCTCCGACAGCGTGATGGCGGGCAACGGGCGTTCCGCGCTGCTCACCACCACGGCGGTGCACCCGGTGGCGAGCACGGGCGCCAGCACGCTGACCAGTCCGAGCAGCGACGACTTCTGCGGAGCCAGCACGCCGACCACACCCGTCGGCTCCGGCACGGTGAACGAGAAGTACGGTCCCGCCACGGGGTTCGCCGCCCCGAACACGCTCGCGACCTTGTCGGTCCACCCGGCGTACCACACCCACCGGTCCACGGCGGCGTCCACGACGGACTCCGCCTTGCGGCTGGGCAGGCCCTCGCTCGCGGCCACCTCGGCGACGAACTGCTGCCGCCGCCCCTCCATCACCTCCGCCACGCGGTACAGCACCTGACCGCGGTTGTACGCCGTCGCGCCCGACCAGCCACCGAACGCCTTGCGCGCGGCCACCACCGCGTCGCGGACGTCCTTGCGGGAGGCGTGCGAGGCGTTGGCGAGGAACCGCCCCTTGACGTCGGTCACGGCGTAGCTGCGTCCCGACTCGGAGCGCGGGAACTTCCCGCCGATGAACAGCTTGTAGGTCTTCGCCACCTCAACCCTGGACATGCAGGTACGCCTCCAGACCCGTCCGGCCGCCCTCGCGCCCGAATCCTGATTCCTTGTAGCCACCGAACGGTGCGGCGGGATCGAACCGGTTGAACGTGTTGGCCCACACCACGCCCGCACGCAGGCGGTCGGCCATCCACAGGATGCGCGAGCCCTTCTCCGTCCACACTCCCGCGGACAGCCCGTACGGCGTGTTGTTGGCCTTGGCGACGGCTTCGTCCGGCGTGCGGAACGTCAGCACCGACAGCACCGGCCCGAAGATCTCCTCCCGCGCGATGCGCATGGACTGCTCGACGCCGGAGAACACGGTGGGCGCGAAGAAGAACCCCTTCTCCGGCACCGGGCACGGACTGCTCCACCGCTGCGCGCCGTCGCGTTCCCCGGAGGCCACGAGTTCCTTGATCTTGGCGAGCTGTTCGGGCGAGTTGATGGCCCCGACGTCGGTGTTCTTGTCCAGCGGGTCGCCCAGGCGCAGCGTCGACACCCGCGCGCGGAGCTTGTCGAGCAACTCGTCGGCGACCGACTCCTGCACCAGCAGCCGCGAACCCGCGCAGCACACGTGGCCCTGGTTGAAGAAGATGCCGTTCACGATGCCTTCCACGGCCTGGTCGAGCGGTGCGTCGTCGAACACGATGTTCGCCGCCTTGCCGCCGAGTTCGAGCGTGAGGCGTTTGCGCGTGCCGGCGAGCGTGCGCTGGATCTGCTTGCCGACCTCGGTGGAACCCGTGAACGCCACCTTGTCCACGTCGGGGTGCTCGACCACCGCCGCCCCGATGTCACCCGCACCGGGCACGATGTTGACCACGCCCGGCGGAAGGTCGGCCTGCTGGCAGATCTCGGCGAACACCAGCGCCGTCAGCGGCGTGGTCTCGGCGGGTTTGAGCACCACCGTGTTCCCCGTGGCCAGGGCGGGGGCCACCTTCCACGCCAGCATCAGCAGCGGGAAGTTCCACGGAATGACCTGTCCGGCCACCCCGAGGGGACGGGGGTCCGGTCCGAGACCGGCGTGGTCGAGCTTGTCGGCCCACCCCGCGTGGTAGAAGAAGTGTGCGGCGGCCGTCGGGATGTCGGTGTCGCGCGACTCCTTGATCGGCTTGCCGTTGTCCAGGGTTTCCAGCACGGCGAGTTCCCGCGCGCGCTCCTGGAGGAGGCGGGCGATCCGGAACACGTACTTCGCGCGTTCGGTGCCCGGCATCGGACCCCAGACGCGGTCGTAGGCCTTCCTCGCCGCCTTCACCGCGGTGTCCACATCGGACGTACTGGCGGTGCCGACCTCGGCGAGGACCTCCTCGGTCGCCGGGTTGACGGTCTTGAGGGGCTCACCGGAGCCGTCGACGAACTCGCCGCCGATGAACGGCCGGTACTTCGGTTTGAGGTTCGCGATCTCGCGCGACTCGGGCGCGGGCGCGTATTCCCACTGGCTCACGATCAGTCCAATGCGAGGTAGTCGGGGCCGCTGTAGTGGCCGGAGAGCTGGGTGCGTCGCTGCAGCAACAGGTCGTTCAGCAGGCTCGACGCACCGAAGCGGAACAGTGACGGCGTGAGCCACTCGGGGCCTGCGACCTCGTGCACGGCCACGAGATACCGCACGGCGTCCTTGGTGGTCCGGATGCCGCCGGCGGGTTTCACACCACGTAGCTCGCCCGTCGCGGTGTGCCAGTCGCGCACCGCCTGCAACATCACGTGGGTCACCGGCAGCGTCGCGGCGGGAGACACCTTGCCGGTCGACGTCTTGATGAAGTCACCACCGGCGAGCAACGCGAGCCACGACGCGCGCCGCACGTTGTCGTACGTGGCGAGTTCACCGGTTTCGAGGATCACTTTCAGATGCGCGTCACCGCAGGCCTGCTTGACGGCCTGGATCTCCTCGAACACCTGCCCGTAGCGGCCCGCGAGAAACGCGCCGCGGTCGATCACCATGTCGACCTCGGTGGCCCCGGCCGACACCGCGAGCGCCACGTCGGCCAGCTTCACGTCGCGGCTCGACCGTCCCGAGGGGAACGCGGTCGCCACACTCGCCACGGCGATGTCGGCACCGGCGAGCGCCTCGACGGCCGTCGCCGCGAGGTCGGGGTAGACGCACACGGCGGCCACGTGCGGAGTGTCCGGGTGCTCGGGGTCGGGCCGCCGGGCCTTGGCGGCCAGCGACCGCACCTTGCCGGGAGTGTCGGCGCCTTCCAGTGTGGTCAGGTCGACCATCGAGATCGCGGTGTCGATCGCCCACAGCTTCGAGTTCTTCTTGATGCTGCGGGTGGCCAGGCTCGCGGCACGCTGTTCGACGCCGACCTGGTCCACACCGGGCAGACCGTGCAGGAACCGGCGCAGACTGCGATCGTCGCGGACGGCGTCGTTCAGCTCGGCCGGCAGGGTAGCTGTTGCCATGGCCGAAAGGGTATCCCGGCGACCCCGGGGTGCCGGGGGCCGCGGACTACTCGATCTCCTTGATCTTGTCGCGAGGCACGCGCTTGACCTCGACGCCGCCCCAGAACGCCAGCCCCGTGACCTTCACGACCGGAGCGCCCGGAGGTGCGGTCGGGGAGGCGCCTTTCTTGTTCCTCGTCTCGAACGCCCCCATGATGCCCACGCCGGTGACCTCGACGGCGACGTCGTCCGGGACGATCACGTCGACACCACCCATGATCGCCACGGCCGTGATCGTGGAATGCTGCTCGGCGAAGCGGGCGTGACGCAGGTCGATCTCCACCCCACCCCAGAACGCGAAGCTGTTGTGCTGGGGCGGCAACACCCAGACGCCCTTGCGTTCCGTTCCCGACATCACCGCGATCGACGTCGTGGAGCCCGGTGTGCCACCGACGCGCCGATCGGGCAGTGACGACGTGGCAGCCGGTGCCGTGGGCAGTGGCGCGTCGTCGGTCGGAAGGTCGGCTGTCACCGGTTCGAGCTCACCGAGGGTCTTCGCCGAATACACCTGGTCGAGACGTTCCTCGAGCTCGTCGAGGGTGATCCGGCCTTCGCCCATGGCCTTGTGCAGCACCTGGGCGACACGTTCCCGGTCCGCGTCCGATGCCCGGAGCTGTTTCGGATCACGGTGTGGGGGCTGTTCGCTCACACGCTTACCTTAGCGCTGGGAGGGCCGCGGCCATGGCTTCCGCCACCTTCTTACACGGTCACGGCCGGGGAGGATCGTCGTGCGCGCCGCGGAGCACGCAGAACTCGTTGCCCTCGGGGTCGGCGAGCACGGCCCAGCCGGTGCCGTCCGGATTGCGCCGGTCGGCGGCCATCGTCGCCCCGAGCCCGAGCAGCCGCTCCACCTCCTCGTCGCGGGGCACGTCGGGACGAAGGCAGAAATGCAGGCGGTTCTTCACCGTCTTCGGCTCCGGTACCTGGATGAAGAGGAGATTGCGGCCGTCCCCGAGTTCGATGAGTGCTTCGGGGTCTCCGGGCCGGTCCTCCGGTGACAGCGGCAGGCCGAGGACCTGGCTCCACCACCGACCCAGCTCGTAGGCGTCGGCACAGTCGACGGACACGTTCTCGATGCTGCTTCCCATGCTCGGACGTTCCCGCGTTCTCCACCCCGGCCACAACCCGTTTTCCCGTCGGCCTCACGCGTGTCCTCGGTTTTCGTGCTCGTCGTTAGGGTGTCGGACATGGACGTACTCGTCGTCGAACACCCGCTGGCCAAGGCGCGGCTGTCCACCATGCGCGACGCCCGTACCGACAGCGCGGCGTTCCGTGCGGCCCTGCAGGAACTCACGGTCATGCTGATCTACGAGGCCATGCGCGAAGCGCCGTTGGCGACGGAACGCATCCACACCCCGGTGGCGCGCACAGACGCCTACCGGTTGGCCGAGCCGCCGCTGCTCGTGCCTGTGCTCCGCGCCGGGCTCGGCATGGCCGACCAGGCCCACAAGCTGATCCCCGACGCGCAGATGGGGTTCGTCGGGCTGGCCCGCGACGAGGAGACTCTCGAACCGACGCCGTACCTGGAGTCCCTGCCGGAGTCGCTGTCGGGCAGGCCCGTTTTCGTGCTCGATCCGATGCTGGCCACCGGCGGGTCGATGGAGTACACGATCCGGCTGCTGACCGATCGGGGAGCCACGGACGTCACGGCCGTCTGCGCGCTCGCCGCCCCGGAGGGTGTCGAGCGGTTGCGGCAGTCGGGACTGCCCGTGCGGGTGGTCACCGCGAGCGTGGACGAACGACTCAACGACTCCGGTTTCATCGTGCCCGGACTGGGCGACGCGGGTGACCGGCTCTACGGCGCGGTGTGAGGCGTCGCCTCAGCGGCACCAACCGCGCACGGTCGCACGCAGCCCCTGCTCGTAGGTGCGGCAGTACTCGAATCCGGACGACAGCGTCCGGTGCAGCTCGAACATGACCATGCCGTGGGCGTACGCCCACACACCGGCGGCGATCGTGTCGGCCGTGCCGCCGGGGAACACGTCTGCGTCGATGCCGGCCTGAGCCGCGTCCCGCAGCGGCTCGACGACGAACGGAGCCGCTCCGTCCCGGTCGACGGGGACGTCCCCGGAGTGGTTCCCCGTGAAGAGGGCCGGGTAACTGTGCCGCCCGGCGAGCGCGGCCTCGCGGTACACCATGCCCAGGCGGACGAGGTCCGCGACCGCGTCACCGGTGCGGGTCACCGAGCGAAGCCGGTCGCCGATGGCGCGGAAACCCTCCGCACGCAGCTCCGCGATCAGTTCGGGTTTACCGCCGAACAGCGAGTAGACGGCCGTCGTCGACGTCCCAACCTCCGAGGCGAGCTTCCGCAGACTCAGTCCTTGGGAGCCCTCGGCGGAGAGGAGCGCACCGGCCCGGTCGAGCAACTTCGCCCGCAACGAGTCGTCGTAGGACTTGGGACGGGGCATGGGGCCAGGGTAGCGGCGCTTCCGGACCGGCCCACGAACGTCGGGCTCGCCGCCCGTCTAGGCCGTGGATGGAGATCGCTTCGATGAGGAGTCCGCCGGGCTTCCTGCGTGCTTTGAGTCGTTCACTGTTGTGTTGGGGTGTCTGAGCTGGGGAAATGTGGTTAGGGGACCCCCCTGTTCGGGTGGGTTTTGGGGGCGTGTAATCTTCTTTTCGTCGCCGGGGAGACCGGCCGGGCCCGGAAGGGCCGGGGCGGGGTACTCGGTGCGGGGATGGCGAACCAAGCTCCCACGGGTGTGGTAGAGTGGGCTTCCCCGGGTGGGTGAGACTGCTTCATCATCGGTTTTGGTGGTGGGGTTGGTTGCGCCCGGTGGCTGGAAATACACAATGTGTGTTGTTTGAGAACTCAACAGTGTGCTAGTGATTGTCATGCTAGTAGTGCTCTTTTGAGCCCCTTTTTTGTGGGTTTCTTTGAGATGACATGTGAGTCATCGGATTGACTGTTCATTGTTGGAGAGTTTGATCCTGGCTCAGGACGAACGCTGGCGGCGTGCTTAACACATGCAAGTCGAACGCTGAAGCCCAGCTTGCTGGGTGGATGAGTGGCGAACGGGTGAGTAACACGTGGGTAATCTGCCCTGTACTCTGGGATAAGCCCGGGAAACTGGGTCTAATACCGGATAGGACGCCTCACCGCATGGTGGGGTGTGGAAAGTTCCGGCGGTACAGGTTGAGCCCGCGGCCTATCAGCTTGTTGGTGGGGTGATGGCCTACCAAGGCGACGACGGGTAGCCGGCCTGAGAGGGTGACCGGCCACACTGGGACTGAGACACGGCCCAGACTCCTACGGGAGGCAGCAGTGGGGAATATTGCACAATGGGCGCAAGCCTGATGCAGCGACGCCGCGTGGGGGATGACGGCCTTCGGGTTGTAAACCCCTTTCGCCCGGGACGAAGCGCAAGTGACGGTACCGGGAGAAGAAGCACCGGCCAACTACGTGCCAGCAGCCGCGGTAATACGTAGGGTGCAAGCGTTGTCCGGAATTATTGGGCGTAAAGAGCTCGTAGGCGGTGTGTCACGTCTGCCGTGAAAACCTGCGGCTTAACCGTGGGCGGGCGGTGGATACGGGCATCACTTGAGTTCGGTAGGGGAGACTGGAATTCCTGGTGTAGCGGTGGAATGCGCAGATATCAGGAGGAACACCGGTGGCGAAGGCGGGTCTCTGGGCCGAAACTGACGCTGAGGAGCGAAAGCGTGGGGAGCGAACAGGATTAGATACCCTGGTAGTCCACGCCGTAAACGTTGGGCGCTAGGTGTGGGGTGCTGTTCACGCGTCCCGTGCCGTAGCTAACGCATTAAGCGCCCCGCCTGGGGAGTACGGCCGCAAGGCTAAAACTCAAAGGAATTGACGGGGGCCCGCACAAGCGGCGGAGCATGTGGATTAATTCGATGCAACGCGAAGAACCTTACCTGGGCTTGACATGCACCGGATCGCCTCAGAGATGGGGTTTCCCTTGTGGCTGGTGCACAGGTGGTGCATGGCTGTCGTCAGCTCGTGTCGTGAGATGTTGGGTTAAGTCCCGCAACGAGCGCAACCCTTGTCCCATGTTGCCAGCGGGTAATGCCGGGGACTCGTGGGAGACTGCCGGGGTCAACTCGGAGGAAGGTGGGGATGACGTCAAGTCATCATGCCCCTTATGTCCAGGGCTTCACACATGCTACAATGGCCGGTACAGTGGGTGGCGATACCGTGAGGTGGAGCG encodes:
- the deoC gene encoding deoxyribose-phosphate aldolase, whose product is MATATLPAELNDAVRDDRSLRRFLHGLPGVDQVGVEQRAASLATRSIKKNSKLWAIDTAISMVDLTTLEGADTPGKVRSLAAKARRPDPEHPDTPHVAAVCVYPDLAATAVEALAGADIAVASVATAFPSGRSSRDVKLADVALAVSAGATEVDMVIDRGAFLAGRYGQVFEEIQAVKQACGDAHLKVILETGELATYDNVRRASWLALLAGGDFIKTSTGKVSPAATLPVTHVMLQAVRDWHTATGELRGVKPAGGIRTTKDAVRYLVAVHEVAGPEWLTPSLFRFGASSLLNDLLLQRRTQLSGHYSGPDYLALD
- a CDS encoding DUF1707 SHOCT-like domain-containing protein, which codes for MSEQPPHRDPKQLRASDADRERVAQVLHKAMGEGRITLDELEERLDQVYSAKTLGELEPVTADLPTDDAPLPTAPAATSSLPDRRVGGTPGSTTSIAVMSGTERKGVWVLPPQHNSFAFWGGVEIDLRHARFAEQHSTITAVAIMGGVDVIVPDDVAVEVTGVGIMGAFETRNKKGASPTAPPGAPVVKVTGLAFWGGVEVKRVPRDKIKEIE
- a CDS encoding TetR/AcrR family transcriptional regulator; translation: MPRPKSYDDSLRAKLLDRAGALLSAEGSQGLSLRKLASEVGTSTTAVYSLFGGKPELIAELRAEGFRAIGDRLRSVTRTGDAVADLVRLGMVYREAALAGRHSYPALFTGNHSGDVPVDRDGAAPFVVEPLRDAAQAGIDADVFPGGTADTIAAGVWAYAHGMVMFELHRTLSSGFEYCRTYEQGLRATVRGWCR
- a CDS encoding aldehyde dehydrogenase family protein; the encoded protein is MSQWEYAPAPESREIANLKPKYRPFIGGEFVDGSGEPLKTVNPATEEVLAEVGTASTSDVDTAVKAARKAYDRVWGPMPGTERAKYVFRIARLLQERARELAVLETLDNGKPIKESRDTDIPTAAAHFFYHAGWADKLDHAGLGPDPRPLGVAGQVIPWNFPLLMLAWKVAPALATGNTVVLKPAETTPLTALVFAEICQQADLPPGVVNIVPGAGDIGAAVVEHPDVDKVAFTGSTEVGKQIQRTLAGTRKRLTLELGGKAANIVFDDAPLDQAVEGIVNGIFFNQGHVCCAGSRLLVQESVADELLDKLRARVSTLRLGDPLDKNTDVGAINSPEQLAKIKELVASGERDGAQRWSSPCPVPEKGFFFAPTVFSGVEQSMRIAREEIFGPVLSVLTFRTPDEAVAKANNTPYGLSAGVWTEKGSRILWMADRLRAGVVWANTFNRFDPAAPFGGYKESGFGREGGRTGLEAYLHVQG
- a CDS encoding aldehyde dehydrogenase family protein — protein: MSRVEVAKTYKLFIGGKFPRSESGRSYAVTDVKGRFLANASHASRKDVRDAVVAARKAFGGWSGATAYNRGQVLYRVAEVMEGRRQQFVAEVAASEGLPSRKAESVVDAAVDRWVWYAGWTDKVASVFGAANPVAGPYFSFTVPEPTGVVGVLAPQKSSLLGLVSVLAPVLATGCTAVVVSSAERPLPAITLSEVLATSDVPGGVVNVLTGKALELGPWLASHADVNAIDPTGAGPTGRVEIAREAAGTVKRVLDVPDEEPDWSQRPGLGRLRTYLEPKTVWHPMGV
- a CDS encoding VOC family protein yields the protein MGSSIENVSVDCADAYELGRWWSQVLGLPLSPEDRPGDPEALIELGDGRNLLFIQVPEPKTVKNRLHFCLRPDVPRDEEVERLLGLGATMAADRRNPDGTGWAVLADPEGNEFCVLRGAHDDPPRP
- the upp gene encoding uracil phosphoribosyltransferase; the encoded protein is MDVLVVEHPLAKARLSTMRDARTDSAAFRAALQELTVMLIYEAMREAPLATERIHTPVARTDAYRLAEPPLLVPVLRAGLGMADQAHKLIPDAQMGFVGLARDEETLEPTPYLESLPESLSGRPVFVLDPMLATGGSMEYTIRLLTDRGATDVTAVCALAAPEGVERLRQSGLPVRVVTASVDERLNDSGFIVPGLGDAGDRLYGAV